A stretch of the Aphis gossypii isolate Hap1 chromosome 2, ASM2018417v2, whole genome shotgun sequence genome encodes the following:
- the LOC114126766 gene encoding protein phosphatase 1 regulatory subunit 3G-like isoform X1, with protein MIIHHSLHYLPSFSVYYKIVNKMCSPLLFLFAYRYQSPRRSPSVITTTATNMLTECCDVMVAHSPPIYSGPQQDQLSVLYQNFRLVVNQKQQSPLSVRRSSFSPTRSDDRQLMVANLPNSSKPRRPCLVIRADSEGSIGSSSGSSSDENEPSSPIRRKKKVVFADDRGLSLTQVRLMNEPSNQPPKLMTTKPYFQNLTQSGASSSSSFLQADAAGGKCSRSSAAAAADQLPPQWNLRFSQPASSYVDFRKRLDTDNVSLENVIVRSPDRRIVGTVKVRNLSYDKDVFIRSTHDRWADHADTPCMYVQNNAMSTAATGPAPNVAAIYDTFSFQLPLPVHAASMEFAVCYRSSDFECWDNNDGLNYCVSVGSPSNGAPLPPQQLQSTLSPVLVADFDHHAKQPVHYFGAQSRQNSWSGWRDQKTDVFAYW; from the exons ATGATTATACACCAtagtttacattatttaccCTCTTTTTCTGTGTATTATAAGATCGTCAATAAAATGTGTTCGCCGCTGTTGTTTTTGTTCGCTTATAGGTACCAAAGTCCACGTAGATCGCCCTCAGTCATCACCACAACAGCCACCAACATGTTAACCGAATGTTGCGACGTCATGGTGGCGCACAGCCCGCCGATCTACAGCGGACCGCAACAAGATCAGCTGTCCGTACTCTACCAGAACTTTCGGTTGGTCGTGAACCAGAAGCAACAATCGCCGTTGTCGGTGCGCCGATCGTCCTTTTCGCCAACTCGGTCGGACGACAGACAGTTGATGGTGGCCAATTTGCCAAACTCCAGCAAGCCCCGCAGACCATGTCTCGTGATTAGGGCCGATTCAGAGGGTAGCATAGGATCGTCGTCGGGTTCGTCATCAGACGAGAACGAGCCGTCCAGTCCGATCCGAAGAAAGAAGAAAGTCGTCTTCGCTGACGACCGAGGCCTATCGCTGACTCAA GTGCGATTGATGAACGAACCGTCGAACCAGCCACCGAAACTGATGACCACCAAACCGTACTTTCAGAACCTGACCCAATCGGGCGCGTCATCGTCGTCATCGTTCCTCCAAGCGGACGCCGCCGGGGGTAAGTGCTCCAGGTCGTCGGCCGCGGCGGCCGCCGATCAGTTACCGCCGCAGTGGAACCTCAGATTCTCGCAGCCGGCTTCCAGCTACGTGGACTTCCGGAAACGGTTGGACACGGACAACGTGTCGCTGGAGAACGTGATCGTCCGGTCGCCGGACCGGAGGATCGTGGGCACGGTCAAGGTGCGCAACCTGTCCTACGACAAGGACGTGTTCATCAGGTCCACGCACGACCGGTGGGCCGATCACGCGGACACGCCGTGCATGTACGTGCAGAACAACGCCATGTCGACCGCGGCCACCGGTCCCGCGCCCAACGTCGCGGCCATCTACGACACGTTCTCGTTCCAGTTGCCGCTGCCCGTCCACGCCGCGTCCATGGAGTTCGCCGTGTGCTACAGGAGTTCGGATTTCGAGTGTTGGGACAACAACGACGGCCTCAACTATTGCGTGTCCGTGGGCAGCCCGTCCAACGGGGCCCCGCTGCCGCCGCAACAGCTGCAGTCCACGCTGTCGCCCGTCCTGGTCGCCGACTTCGATCACCACGCGAAGCAGCCCGTCCACTACTTCGGCGCCCAGTCCAGGCAGAACTCGTGGTCCGGTTGGCGCGACCAGAAAACCGACGTTTTCGCGTACTGGTGA
- the LOC114126766 gene encoding protein phosphatase 1 regulatory subunit 3B-like isoform X2, with product MLTECCDVMVAHSPPIYSGPQQDQLSVLYQNFRLVVNQKQQSPLSVRRSSFSPTRSDDRQLMVANLPNSSKPRRPCLVIRADSEGSIGSSSGSSSDENEPSSPIRRKKKVVFADDRGLSLTQVRLMNEPSNQPPKLMTTKPYFQNLTQSGASSSSSFLQADAAGGKCSRSSAAAAADQLPPQWNLRFSQPASSYVDFRKRLDTDNVSLENVIVRSPDRRIVGTVKVRNLSYDKDVFIRSTHDRWADHADTPCMYVQNNAMSTAATGPAPNVAAIYDTFSFQLPLPVHAASMEFAVCYRSSDFECWDNNDGLNYCVSVGSPSNGAPLPPQQLQSTLSPVLVADFDHHAKQPVHYFGAQSRQNSWSGWRDQKTDVFAYW from the exons ATGTTAACCGAATGTTGCGACGTCATGGTGGCGCACAGCCCGCCGATCTACAGCGGACCGCAACAAGATCAGCTGTCCGTACTCTACCAGAACTTTCGGTTGGTCGTGAACCAGAAGCAACAATCGCCGTTGTCGGTGCGCCGATCGTCCTTTTCGCCAACTCGGTCGGACGACAGACAGTTGATGGTGGCCAATTTGCCAAACTCCAGCAAGCCCCGCAGACCATGTCTCGTGATTAGGGCCGATTCAGAGGGTAGCATAGGATCGTCGTCGGGTTCGTCATCAGACGAGAACGAGCCGTCCAGTCCGATCCGAAGAAAGAAGAAAGTCGTCTTCGCTGACGACCGAGGCCTATCGCTGACTCAA GTGCGATTGATGAACGAACCGTCGAACCAGCCACCGAAACTGATGACCACCAAACCGTACTTTCAGAACCTGACCCAATCGGGCGCGTCATCGTCGTCATCGTTCCTCCAAGCGGACGCCGCCGGGGGTAAGTGCTCCAGGTCGTCGGCCGCGGCGGCCGCCGATCAGTTACCGCCGCAGTGGAACCTCAGATTCTCGCAGCCGGCTTCCAGCTACGTGGACTTCCGGAAACGGTTGGACACGGACAACGTGTCGCTGGAGAACGTGATCGTCCGGTCGCCGGACCGGAGGATCGTGGGCACGGTCAAGGTGCGCAACCTGTCCTACGACAAGGACGTGTTCATCAGGTCCACGCACGACCGGTGGGCCGATCACGCGGACACGCCGTGCATGTACGTGCAGAACAACGCCATGTCGACCGCGGCCACCGGTCCCGCGCCCAACGTCGCGGCCATCTACGACACGTTCTCGTTCCAGTTGCCGCTGCCCGTCCACGCCGCGTCCATGGAGTTCGCCGTGTGCTACAGGAGTTCGGATTTCGAGTGTTGGGACAACAACGACGGCCTCAACTATTGCGTGTCCGTGGGCAGCCCGTCCAACGGGGCCCCGCTGCCGCCGCAACAGCTGCAGTCCACGCTGTCGCCCGTCCTGGTCGCCGACTTCGATCACCACGCGAAGCAGCCCGTCCACTACTTCGGCGCCCAGTCCAGGCAGAACTCGTGGTCCGGTTGGCGCGACCAGAAAACCGACGTTTTCGCGTACTGGTGA